In one window of Chryseobacterium viscerum DNA:
- a CDS encoding YihY/virulence factor BrkB family protein: MIKNAQFFWEVLKDTFTEWNNSAASKDSASLAYYAIFSIPGLLIIIIWVLGNFFGEEAIRGQISTQISGIMGPDVAKSIEGMLAGALIDKKNIFMKAVGVGSLVFGSTTLFFQLQHSLNSLWEVEAAPKKALIKFLLDRANSLGMILIMGFLLMITMVLSSLISLFNKIITQYFGFETYMLVEFVNFAVGFGLVMLLFALMFKVLPDVLISWKPVWKGAFLTTVLFTLGKFLLSLYFNQVKPTSAFGAAGTVILIMMWINYSCMLIFFGAVFTKVYTYKKGYKAILSKHARWTPAKLYADSLKQMHSESSDK; the protein is encoded by the coding sequence ATGATCAAAAATGCTCAATTTTTCTGGGAGGTTCTGAAAGACACATTCACAGAATGGAATAATTCTGCTGCATCAAAAGATTCAGCAAGTCTTGCTTATTATGCCATTTTTTCAATCCCGGGATTATTGATCATTATTATATGGGTACTTGGAAATTTCTTTGGTGAAGAAGCTATCCGCGGACAAATAAGCACGCAGATCAGCGGTATTATGGGCCCCGATGTTGCTAAAAGTATTGAAGGGATGCTGGCCGGTGCTCTGATTGACAAAAAAAACATTTTCATGAAAGCAGTGGGTGTCGGATCATTGGTTTTCGGTTCTACGACACTCTTTTTTCAACTTCAGCATTCATTAAATTCACTTTGGGAGGTTGAAGCGGCTCCCAAAAAGGCATTGATTAAATTTCTACTGGACAGAGCCAATTCTTTGGGAATGATCCTTATTATGGGATTTCTTCTGATGATTACTATGGTTTTATCTTCTCTGATCAGTCTTTTCAATAAAATAATCACTCAGTATTTTGGTTTTGAAACCTATATGCTGGTAGAGTTTGTGAATTTTGCTGTAGGATTTGGTTTGGTCATGCTTTTATTTGCTTTAATGTTTAAAGTACTGCCTGATGTTCTGATCAGCTGGAAGCCCGTATGGAAGGGAGCGTTTCTGACAACCGTTTTATTCACCCTCGGAAAATTTTTATTAAGTCTTTATTTTAATCAGGTGAAACCTACTTCAGCCTTTGGTGCTGCCGGAACCGTCATTCTGATTATGATGTGGATCAACTATTCCTGTATGCTGATATTTTTTGGTGCTGTATTCACCAAAGTTTATACTTACAAAAAAGGATATAAAGCCATTCTTTCTAAACATGCAAGATGGACTCCTGCCAAGTTGTATGCGGATAGTTTGAAACAGATGCATAGTGAAAGTAGTGATAAATAA